The genomic DNA CATGGACATCCAGCTGCCGGAGGTTTCCGGTCTGGAAGTGACGAAGTGGCTGAAGGAAGACGACGAGCTACACGTCATCCCGGTCATCGCCGTGACCGCTTTTGCTATGAAGGGGGACGAGGAGCGGATCCGCCAGGGCGGGTGCGAAGCCTATGTCTCCAAGCCGATCTCCGTACCGAAGTTCATTGAGACGATCAAAACCTACCTGGGCGATGCCTGAGCGGCGGGAAAATTGATATGACTGCGCGTATTCTTGTTGTCGATGACGTTCCGGCCAATGTGAAGCTGCTCGAAGCCCGGTTGCTTGCCGAGTACTTCGACGTGCTGACGGCCAGTGACGGTTATGCCGCCCTGGCGCTCTGCGAAAAGACGCCCATCGACCTGGTGCTGCTCGATATCATGATGCCCGGTCTCGATGGTTTCGAAGTCTGCGAACGGCTGAAGGCGAACCCGAAGACGGCACATATCCCGGTTGTCATGGTCACCGCGCTCGACCAGCCTTCTGATCGCGTGCGTGGCCTGAAGGCCGGCGCCGACGATTTCCTGACGAAGCCCGTCAACGATCTGCAGCTGATGTCGCGGGTGAAGAGCTTGGTGCGCCTGAAGAACGTCAGCGATGAGCTGCGCCTGCGGGCCCAGACGGCGCAGACGATCGGGCTTGAAGATGTTGGCCGGGCGGACCGGCCTGACGAGCCCGGCAACGTCCTGCTCGTCGATGGCCGCGGCTCGTCGCAGGAGCGGCTGCAGCGCGCCCTCAAGCCGATTGCCGAGGTCTCGGTCATCTCCGATCCGCAGGCGGCATTGTTCGAGGCGGCGGAGAACAATTTCGACCTCGTCATCGTCAATGCGAATTTCGACGACTACGATCCGCTGCGCCTCTGCTCGCAGTTGCGCTCCCTGGAGCGCACCCGGTTCATCCCTATCCTGCTGATCGCCGAGCAGGGCAGCGACGAGTTGGTCGTCCGCGCGCTCGATCTGGGCGTGACGGACTATCTGATGCGGCCGGTCGATCCGAATGAACTGATTGCCCGGTCGATGACCCAGATCCGGCGCAAGCACTGCAATGACAGGCTGCGGTCGAGCGTGCAGCAAACCATCGAGCTTGCCGTCACCGACGGCCTCACCGGGCTGCATAACCGGCGCTATTTCGACACGCACCTGAAACTGCTGATGGATCGGGCTGCTGCGCGCGGTCGGCCGCTGTCCATCTGCATGACCGATATCGACCGCTTCAAGCAGGTTAACGACACCTACGGCCATGACGTTGGCGACGAAGTCTTGCGGGAATTCGCCAATCGCATCCGCACGACGGTGCGGGGTGCCGACCTTGCCTGCCGGTTCGGCGGTGAAGAGTTCATCGTGGTGATGCCGGATACGTCAGCCGAAATGGCGGCCGGTGTCGCCGAGCGTCTGCGCACGATCATCGAAAGCCTGCCATTTGCGATCCCGCAGGCGGACGGCCCCCTGAAGGTCACCGCGTCCATGGGGATTGCCACGCTCAGGCCCGGCAGCGACACGGCCGAAGCGCTGCTGAAGCGCGCCGATATGGCGCTCTATCAGGCCAAGCACGAAGGCCGAAATCGGGTGGTGGCAGCCGCCGCCTGAGCTGCGCCTCCTGCGTTTCTGGCCTCAAAGCACCCCAGGGAATTTCTTTGCCCGCCTCTTGCGGCCTGCATTCAAAGTTGTATTCTCGCGTCACCTGTTGCTACCGGGGAGTTTGGGTGGCAGCAGAGATCATGCAGTGTGCCTGTCCAGGTCTGATACAGAATTAACCATGCGCCGAGCGGCACCGCTCCGCGCATTAAGAATTCGTTGATTTTTTTTTATTTTCAGGTGATGCTCATGAAAGAGGGGGCATCCAGCCTTCTGCGATATTCGTTACCCCATGATGCTCAGGTCCGCCGCATCTCCTGGGTCGTGGGGTCGGTCGGTTGGCTTTTGGCGTCCGCGGAATCCTCGTGCCGCAGTCAGAGGCCAGCCGACCCCCTTTCCGACACGCCGTCCCGCCTTCGGGGCGGCGTTTTGATTCTGGGGGAATAGCAGGGGCGGGCGAGCCGTTTCCTCCCCCTGGCGTGGAACCCGTTTCACTCAGCGCCTACGCTAGATGCTCAAGGCATTGGCCTAAAAAGGAAAGGGCGCCTGACCTTGCGGTCGGCGCCCTTCAATTCCCGAAAACCGGCGATCTTACTTGATCTTGGTTTCCTTGAATTCGACGTGCTTCTTGACGACCGGGTCGTACTTGGTCTTCGTCATCTTTTCCGTCATCGTACGGCTGTTCTTGGTCGTGACGTAGAAGAAACCCGTGTCGGCTGTCGAAAGCAGCTTGATCTTGATGGTGGTGGCTTTTGCCATGGTCGTCCTGCCTTTGTAACAATGAAAGCCGTGGACAACCGGTTGCGGGCCACGGGCAAGGTTGGCGCGAAACTACAAATCGCGGCCGAAAAGTCAAGACCGTTTTGGTTTCAAAACGATCCTGACCACCGAAAGCGCGACATAGAGACCGAAAAAGCCGGCGATCGCCCAGGCAAAACCGTTGTTGCCGGTGGCGTCCATTGCCGCGCCGATCGCCTGCGGTCCAGCGACGGTACCGACGGCGTAGGAAAACACGAAGGCCGCGTTGGCGGCGGCGAGATCCGCGCCCTGAAGCCGTGAGCCCAGGTGGCTGAGGCCGACCGTGTAGAGGCCGGAGACACAGCCGCCCCAGAACAACAGCACAATTGCCATCAGGAACCAGCTCTCGACCAACAGCGGCAGGAACAGCGCGCCGATAAGACCGATCAGCGTCATCGCAGAGAGCAGTGTGCGCCGGTCTTTGACCCTGTCGGAGAGCATGCCGACCGGGATCTGGAAGATGAAATTGCCGACCCCCATGACCGTTAGCAGAAGCGCTGCCTGCGATTCGCTGAAACCGGACCGCGTCCCGAAGATGAGGAACAGCGAGAGACCGCCTGATTCGACCGCGCCGAATATGAAGACGGCAGCCGTTGCCGTGGGCACGAGGAAGACGTAGCGCAGGAAATGCCGCTCGGGCTTCTCGTCGATGACGGGGCTTTCGTCGCGTGCGAGGAAAATCGGCACGGATGCCAGGAGGATGACGCCGGCGCCGACGAGGAAGGGCAGGAGGCCTTCGCTGCCGAGGATCGAAAACAGCAGCGGGCCGGTCAGGAACCCAAGCGACAGGAATGTGCCGTAGATCCCCAGCACGAAACCGCGCTTGCTCGGCGGGGCCGTCGCGTTGATCCAGAACTCGGAAAGAATGAAGAGGACGGTGATCGCTCCGTGGAAAACGATTCGGAGCGGGAACCAGAGCCAGAAATTGGTGATGTAATAGAAGCCGAGCGCGCTGGTGGCCGCGATTAGCACGGCCCATAGCATCGTTGGCGCTACGCCATGCCGGTGGGCGAACTTCGTCGTGAAGGGGGCAGCCACCATCGATGCCAGGCCCGCCATGGCGGAATTCAAGCCGATGAGGGTCGAGGAAATTCCGCGCTTCTCCATGATGATGGATAGCAGCGGCAGGCCGAGGCCGATGGCGATGCCGACCGCGCTGATGGCAGCAACGGCCGCGATCAGCGACCGCCAGTGAATTTCCTCAACCGGTGCAGCCGTACCGGGCGATGGCTGTGACATCTGACGCGGATCCTTAGAGCAATGTGCGCACGAAGCGCCCATGGCGCGAGGTATAGAGTGGAACCGGTCGTTCGCAGGGCAGCGAAGGATCGGCGTCCAGTCCGTTCCTGAGGTCCGCGAGGATGACCGCGGTGATGTCAGGTATCCGTAGCGACGGAGTAACGTTCACATCGATCCACTGCAAATCCTGAAGCTCCCGACTGTCCAGGAACCGCGTGGGATCGATTTCGGCCTCGTCGGCGAACACGGCGAAGAAGCGCGTATCGAACCGCCTCGTGTTGCCTGGAGGGGTGATGGCCCGAGCCATATAGCGCAACTTTGCAAGATCGGGAAGAAAGGGAACGGGAGCTTCGGCCGAAGGAAGCGGCGCGCCTATGGCGATGCCGGCTTCCTCGTAAAGTTCACGCAGGGCGGCAAGCGCGAGCGCGCGCGCCCGGGTATCCGACAGTCCGCGCGCGCCGGCCACCTTCAGCGTTCGCAGGACGGAGGGATGGAGATCGGAGCCGAAGCCAATTCGATGATCGCCGGTATCGCGGCGTCCGCCGGGGAACACATAGAGATCCGGCATGAAGGCGTGCGCACTGTGGCGCCGCCCCATAAGCACACGCACGCGGCCGCCAACGCGATCGAGCAGCATGATCGAAGCGGCATCCCGGGGCCGCATGGTCGCGGGACGCGGAGGCTTGGGTTCGTTGCCCGTCTCCCGCGCCGGCCTCATGCCCGTTCGTCTCTCGGGGGCAACACGTCCTCAGGCGCATCTTCGTGTCCGCCGAAGCCATGCATCTTCAGCGCCCATTGCAGGCCGATGACGGCGCCTTTTACAGGCTGCAGCAGCGCCAGCGAACTGATGACGGTGATCGGTGCCCAGATGGCGAGATGCTGCCAGCTGTTGAGCGGAAGGATGAGGTCGGTCGCCATGTAGCCGGCAAGCACGAGGTGGCCGACGATCGTGACGACGATATAGGGCGGGAAGTCGTCGGCGCGGTGGTGGTCCATGCGCTCGCCGCAGGCCGCGCACGTCTCAACCGACTTGAGGTAGCTGCGAAACAGCTTGCCGCTGCCGCACGCTGGACAGCGGCCGAGAAAGCCGCGTTTCATCGAAAGACCAACGGAGCGCTCGTCGCTTTTGGACCCGCCCAGATGAAGTGTTTCGCCTGACGCCGCTTTCATGTGCATTCCTCTGTCCTATCGGGACCCTATCGCCGGCCGCGCGGCGGCCGTGTCCCCGGCTTCTTCCGGGCGCCGGTGCGATCCCTGCGACCGGACTTGTGGAAGGAGCGCGTTGCCGTCGGCATCTTGCGTCCTTCGCTGATCATCTCGAAGCGGAGCGCACCGGCAAGCGGCACGGCCTCGACGAGCTTGACGCGTACCGGATCGCCCAGGCGATAGCCGAGCCCGGTCTTCTCGCCGGAAAGCGCCTGATGCGCCTCATCGTAGATGAAGTAGTCGCGTCCAAGTGTTGATATCGGAACGAAGCCGTCGGCGCCATAGGCCGGCAGGGTGACAAAGAGTCCCGCCTTGGTGACACCGGAAACGCGGCCGTCGAATTCCTCCCCGACGCGACCGTTGAGATGATGCGCGATCAGTCGGTCCACCGTGTCGCGCTCGGCCGCCATGGCACGGCGCTCGAAAGTCGAGATCTCGGCGGCGATGTCGTCGAGTACGGCCTCTTCCTGCGGTGTCAGCCCGCCTTCGCCAAGGCCGAGCGAGGCAACCAGCGCCCGGTGCACGATCAGGTCGGCATAGCGCCGGATCGGAGAGGTGAAATGCGCGTACTTCAAGAGGTTGAGGCCGAAGTGCCCGATGTTCTCGGGGCTGTAGATCGCCTGGCTCTGCGAGCGCAGCACCATCTCGTTGACCATGGTTTCGAAGGGCTTGCCTTCGGCCTTGGCGAGGATGCCGTTGAAGTGGTTCGAGCGCATGTTCCCGCCCTTGACGAGCGAGATGTCGAGCGTCGCCAGGAATTCACGCAGGCTTTCCTGCTTGGCAAGCGAGGGCTGGTCGTGGACGCGGTAGATCAGCACCTGGCGCTTCTGCTCCAGCGTCTCGGCGGCGGCAACGTTCGCCTGGATCATCATTTCCTCGATCAGCTTGTGCGCGTCGAGGCGTTCGGGAACGAAGACACGGTCGACCGTACCGTCGGGTTTCAGGATGATTTTGCGCTCGGGCATGTTGAGCTCGAGCGGCTGGCGCCGGTCGCGGCCGCGCGTGAGGATGCGATAGCCTTCCCAGAGTGGCTTCAGGATCGTCTCGAGGATCGGCCCGGTCTTGTCGTCCGGATTGCCGTCGATCGCTGCCTGCGCCTGCTGGTAGGAGAGCTTTGCCGCACTCTTCATCATGATGCGATGGAAGGTATGGCCGGCCTTCCGGCCTTCCTTGGAGAAGCGCATGCGCACGGCAAGCGCCGGGCGATCGACGCCTTCCTTGAGCGAGCAGAGGTCGTTGGAGATGCGCTCGGGCAGCATCGGCACGACCCGATCGGGAAAGTAGACCGAGTTGCCGCGCTTCAGCGCTTCAAGGTCCAGAGCGGACTTCGGACGCACGTAGTAGGAGACGTCGGCAATCGCCACCGTGACGATGACGCCGCCGGGATTGTCCTCGGACGGATCCGGCTCCGCATAAACGGCGTCGTCATGGTCCTTGGCGTCGGCCGGATCGATGGTGATCAGCGGCAGCGTGCGCCAGTCCTCGCGGTGCGCCATGGTGGCGGGGCCCGCGGCGTTCGCCTCCTCGATCACCCGTTCCGGGAAAACGTGGGGAATGCCGTGGGCATGGATGGCGATCATCGAGATCGCCTTCTCCGAGGCGACCGAACCGATGACGGTCTGCACCTGCGCGCGCGGCAGACCGTAGCGGCCGAGACGCGACAGCTGCACCTCGACCAGATCGCCGTCCTCAGCGTTGCCGGTGAACTCCGGATCAACAAGTATTTCCTCGCCGCGCTTTTCGATCGGCATCAGGCGGCCACCGCCGCCGGGCGTCGAGCGGAAGACGCCGAGCACGGCATCCTTGCGCTTGTCCAGCACCTTGATGATGCGCGCCGTATAGGCCGGGCC from Ensifer adhaerens includes the following:
- a CDS encoding response regulator → MPKQVMIVEDNELNMKLFRDLIEASGYATIQTRNGMEALELARKHRPDLILMDIQLPEVSGLEVTKWLKEDDELHVIPVIAVTAFAMKGDEERIRQGGCEAYVSKPISVPKFIETIKTYLGDA
- a CDS encoding PleD family two-component system response regulator; translated protein: MTARILVVDDVPANVKLLEARLLAEYFDVLTASDGYAALALCEKTPIDLVLLDIMMPGLDGFEVCERLKANPKTAHIPVVMVTALDQPSDRVRGLKAGADDFLTKPVNDLQLMSRVKSLVRLKNVSDELRLRAQTAQTIGLEDVGRADRPDEPGNVLLVDGRGSSQERLQRALKPIAEVSVISDPQAALFEAAENNFDLVIVNANFDDYDPLRLCSQLRSLERTRFIPILLIAEQGSDELVVRALDLGVTDYLMRPVDPNELIARSMTQIRRKHCNDRLRSSVQQTIELAVTDGLTGLHNRRYFDTHLKLLMDRAAARGRPLSICMTDIDRFKQVNDTYGHDVGDEVLREFANRIRTTVRGADLACRFGGEEFIVVMPDTSAEMAAGVAERLRTIIESLPFAIPQADGPLKVTASMGIATLRPGSDTAEALLKRADMALYQAKHEGRNRVVAAAA
- the rpmG gene encoding 50S ribosomal protein L33, translated to MAKATTIKIKLLSTADTGFFYVTTKNSRTMTEKMTKTKYDPVVKKHVEFKETKIK
- a CDS encoding MFS transporter is translated as MSQPSPGTAAPVEEIHWRSLIAAVAAISAVGIAIGLGLPLLSIIMEKRGISSTLIGLNSAMAGLASMVAAPFTTKFAHRHGVAPTMLWAVLIAATSALGFYYITNFWLWFPLRIVFHGAITVLFILSEFWINATAPPSKRGFVLGIYGTFLSLGFLTGPLLFSILGSEGLLPFLVGAGVILLASVPIFLARDESPVIDEKPERHFLRYVFLVPTATAAVFIFGAVESGGLSLFLIFGTRSGFSESQAALLLTVMGVGNFIFQIPVGMLSDRVKDRRTLLSAMTLIGLIGALFLPLLVESWFLMAIVLLFWGGCVSGLYTVGLSHLGSRLQGADLAAANAAFVFSYAVGTVAGPQAIGAAMDATGNNGFAWAIAGFFGLYVALSVVRIVLKPKRS
- a CDS encoding NUDIX hydrolase, coding for MRPARETGNEPKPPRPATMRPRDAASIMLLDRVGGRVRVLMGRRHSAHAFMPDLYVFPGGRRDTGDHRIGFGSDLHPSVLRTLKVAGARGLSDTRARALALAALRELYEEAGIAIGAPLPSAEAPVPFLPDLAKLRYMARAITPPGNTRRFDTRFFAVFADEAEIDPTRFLDSRELQDLQWIDVNVTPSLRIPDITAVILADLRNGLDADPSLPCERPVPLYTSRHGRFVRTLL
- a CDS encoding DUF983 domain-containing protein; this translates as MKAASGETLHLGGSKSDERSVGLSMKRGFLGRCPACGSGKLFRSYLKSVETCAACGERMDHHRADDFPPYIVVTIVGHLVLAGYMATDLILPLNSWQHLAIWAPITVISSLALLQPVKGAVIGLQWALKMHGFGGHEDAPEDVLPPRDERA
- the rnr gene encoding ribonuclease R, with product MTRIPRDPTEQSGKRSQGKKPARAAKAGSAQPSEPIIHGAVPPRDVLMRFIAENPDRASKREIAKAFGLKGETRVELKALLKSLEVDGLVEKKRKSLVRPGSLPPVTVLDITIRDVDGELIGRPAEWLDDDGVAPAVLIKQSVVAKGKGKAPVGGLGDRVLAKIFPAKERGGPAYTARIIKVLDKRKDAVLGVFRSTPGGGGRLMPIEKRGEEILVDPEFTGNAEDGDLVEVQLSRLGRYGLPRAQVQTVIGSVASEKAISMIAIHAHGIPHVFPERVIEEANAAGPATMAHREDWRTLPLITIDPADAKDHDDAVYAEPDPSEDNPGGVIVTVAIADVSYYVRPKSALDLEALKRGNSVYFPDRVVPMLPERISNDLCSLKEGVDRPALAVRMRFSKEGRKAGHTFHRIMMKSAAKLSYQQAQAAIDGNPDDKTGPILETILKPLWEGYRILTRGRDRRQPLELNMPERKIILKPDGTVDRVFVPERLDAHKLIEEMMIQANVAAAETLEQKRQVLIYRVHDQPSLAKQESLREFLATLDISLVKGGNMRSNHFNGILAKAEGKPFETMVNEMVLRSQSQAIYSPENIGHFGLNLLKYAHFTSPIRRYADLIVHRALVASLGLGEGGLTPQEEAVLDDIAAEISTFERRAMAAERDTVDRLIAHHLNGRVGEEFDGRVSGVTKAGLFVTLPAYGADGFVPISTLGRDYFIYDEAHQALSGEKTGLGYRLGDPVRVKLVEAVPLAGALRFEMISEGRKMPTATRSFHKSGRRDRTGARKKPGTRPPRGRR